One genomic window of Meleagris gallopavo isolate NT-WF06-2002-E0010 breed Aviagen turkey brand Nicholas breeding stock chromosome 22, Turkey_5.1, whole genome shotgun sequence includes the following:
- the FAM217B gene encoding protein FAM217B isoform X1: MGPGIQEHPLLLHRKAQKKESQINENHKGMVNYSNGKSHPSAKGVKKSVSHVKSPGRLCKNVPTTNEKTSCDTQDDNQPSVFKKGRNQLDDSTQSKQITSVCTSLPRVERAKRSLPETRQSESLPRRIPPATKSSTQGSFCRVEDVSVQHFYCSKKEQLEKNHEEHAAEAGPCSSKWQEASVNEMFLDFESVQIIKEDAEDDSASDLSDSERIPIPPSPCTPPELILRAEEIDPVCLERVPDTGFKESEYYYPDFLPPPFNSWDLKQLAIFVNVEGRSELRPKPTGFLEKYIDRLLQLEWLQMQTVQNEKAKAAKARPQTAPSSVRTLKSPGKCKALLSPLPHKQMVSQETVTKLPTCYSGHRVDPCCEESRQFYSHPGHLKQSERTGHAISSQRQSGEVRNELRKTTAKQQLLNMQPSENNSKIQSVGNIRPPKQAPAFHGSAAPIKGLKTYACTNTKKNGNANNYVPSKKSAGDRKIKTNGTKQTSRKFK; this comes from the exons ATGGGACCGGGCATTCAAGAACATCCTTTATTACTGCACCGAAAGgcacagaaaaaggaaagccaaaTCAATGAAAACCACAAAGGAATGGTAAA TTACAGTAATGGAAAAAGCCACCCAAGCGCCAAAGGAGTAAAGAAATCAGTTTCTCATGTGAAATCTCCTGGAAGATTATGCAAAAATGTACCAACTACCAATGAAAAG ACTTCCTGTGACACTCAAGATGATAACCAACCAAGTGTTTTTAAGAAGGGGAGAAACCAATTGGATGACAGTACTCAGTCAAAACA aATCACAAGTGTTTGCACATCTCTGCCCAGAGTTGAAAGGGCAAAGAGGAGTCTCCCAGAAACAAGGCAAAGTGAATCTTTACCGCGCAGGATCCCTCCTGCCACAAAAAGCAGCACACAAGGTAGCTTCTGTAGAGTTGAAGATGTCTCAGTGCAACATTTTTATTGCAGTAAAAAAGAACAGTTGGAAAAGAATCATGAAGAACATGCTGCTGAAGCTGGTCCGTGCTCCTCTAAATGGCAAGAAGCATCTGTGAACGAAATGTTTCTTGATTTTGAATCGGTACAAATTATTAAAGAAGATGCTGAAGATGATAGTGCTAGTGATCTCTCTGATTCAGAAAGGATTCCCATTCCTCCATCTCCCTGCACACCACCAGAACTCATACTCAGAGCTGAAGAAATTGATCCAGTTTGTTTGGAACGTGTGCCTGATACGGGTTTTAAAGAGTCAGAATATTACTACCCAGACTTCCTGCCGCCCCCTTTTAACTCATGGGACCTGAAGCAACTGGCCATCTTTGTTAATGTAGAAGGTAGATCTGAACTTCGACCAAAGCCAACCGGATTTCTTGAGAAATACATTGATCGTCTTTTGCAGCTGGAATGGCTGCAAATGCAGACTGTACAGaatgagaaagcaaaggcagccAAAGCCAGACCACAgactgctcccagctctgtacGTACCCTAAAAAGCCCTGGCAAATGCAAAGCATTGCTTAGCCCTTTGCCTCACAAACAAATGGTTTCCCAGGAAACTGTTACAAAACTCCCCACGTGCTATTCAGGTCACAGGGTAGATCCATGCTGTGAAGAAAGTCGACAGTTTTATTCACATCCAGGTCACTTGAAACAATCTGAAAGAACAGGACATGCAATATCTTCTCAGAGACAGTCTGGTGAAGTAAGAAATGAACTgagaaaaacaactgcaaagCAACAGCTTCTCAATATGCAGCCATCTGAGAACAATTCTAAAATTCAAAGTGTTGGTAATATCAGACCCCCTAAACAAGCACCAGCATTTCATGGTTCAGCTGCTCCTATCAAAGGCTTAAAAACATATGCATgtacaaacacaaagaaaaatggcaaTGCTAACAATTATGTTCCTTCTAAAAAATCAGCTGgggacagaaaaataaaaacaaatggcaCAAAGCAGACATCACGGAAATTTAAGTGA
- the FAM217B gene encoding protein FAM217B isoform X3 gives MGPGIQEHPLLLHRKAQKKESQINENHKGMVNYSNGKSHPSAKGVKKSVSHVKSPGRLCKNVPTTNEKTSCDTQDDNQPSVFKKGRNQLDDSTQSKHKKEQLEKNHEEHAAEAGPCSSKWQEASVNEMFLDFESVQIIKEDAEDDSASDLSDSERIPIPPSPCTPPELILRAEEIDPVCLERVPDTGFKESEYYYPDFLPPPFNSWDLKQLAIFVNVEGRSELRPKPTGFLEKYIDRLLQLEWLQMQTVQNEKAKAAKARPQTAPSSVRTLKSPGKCKALLSPLPHKQMVSQETVTKLPTCYSGHRVDPCCEESRQFYSHPGHLKQSERTGHAISSQRQSGEVRNELRKTTAKQQLLNMQPSENNSKIQSVGNIRPPKQAPAFHGSAAPIKGLKTYACTNTKKNGNANNYVPSKKSAGDRKIKTNGTKQTSRKFK, from the exons ATGGGACCGGGCATTCAAGAACATCCTTTATTACTGCACCGAAAGgcacagaaaaaggaaagccaaaTCAATGAAAACCACAAAGGAATGGTAAA TTACAGTAATGGAAAAAGCCACCCAAGCGCCAAAGGAGTAAAGAAATCAGTTTCTCATGTGAAATCTCCTGGAAGATTATGCAAAAATGTACCAACTACCAATGAAAAG ACTTCCTGTGACACTCAAGATGATAACCAACCAAGTGTTTTTAAGAAGGGGAGAAACCAATTGGATGACAGTACTCAGTCAAAACA TAAAAAAGAACAGTTGGAAAAGAATCATGAAGAACATGCTGCTGAAGCTGGTCCGTGCTCCTCTAAATGGCAAGAAGCATCTGTGAACGAAATGTTTCTTGATTTTGAATCGGTACAAATTATTAAAGAAGATGCTGAAGATGATAGTGCTAGTGATCTCTCTGATTCAGAAAGGATTCCCATTCCTCCATCTCCCTGCACACCACCAGAACTCATACTCAGAGCTGAAGAAATTGATCCAGTTTGTTTGGAACGTGTGCCTGATACGGGTTTTAAAGAGTCAGAATATTACTACCCAGACTTCCTGCCGCCCCCTTTTAACTCATGGGACCTGAAGCAACTGGCCATCTTTGTTAATGTAGAAGGTAGATCTGAACTTCGACCAAAGCCAACCGGATTTCTTGAGAAATACATTGATCGTCTTTTGCAGCTGGAATGGCTGCAAATGCAGACTGTACAGaatgagaaagcaaaggcagccAAAGCCAGACCACAgactgctcccagctctgtacGTACCCTAAAAAGCCCTGGCAAATGCAAAGCATTGCTTAGCCCTTTGCCTCACAAACAAATGGTTTCCCAGGAAACTGTTACAAAACTCCCCACGTGCTATTCAGGTCACAGGGTAGATCCATGCTGTGAAGAAAGTCGACAGTTTTATTCACATCCAGGTCACTTGAAACAATCTGAAAGAACAGGACATGCAATATCTTCTCAGAGACAGTCTGGTGAAGTAAGAAATGAACTgagaaaaacaactgcaaagCAACAGCTTCTCAATATGCAGCCATCTGAGAACAATTCTAAAATTCAAAGTGTTGGTAATATCAGACCCCCTAAACAAGCACCAGCATTTCATGGTTCAGCTGCTCCTATCAAAGGCTTAAAAACATATGCATgtacaaacacaaagaaaaatggcaaTGCTAACAATTATGTTCCTTCTAAAAAATCAGCTGgggacagaaaaataaaaacaaatggcaCAAAGCAGACATCACGGAAATTTAAGTGA
- the PPP1R3D gene encoding protein phosphatase 1 regulatory subunit 3D: MEVRGPRRNRSYLSDLYMLRAQDTPGQGQQQPSMVRPSSNPCLVSHAPVKVVAQPHQPQSSTSSSCDPALRPIIRRRARSLPTTPERRKRVQCQAPVCQSRMNKVRFADALGLELTEVKVFQKGEDPSIPLHVLSRLSINSDLWYSNLEFTMQCLVPDFQQPADCMDFSARLQEQQVCLERVTSSDLGVNGTIQVCNIAFEKQVSVRYTFNQWKSLHEVCAHWHSSISEKNGQDQVDVFTFFLPVPSFLLQLCSVVQFAARYQVNGQEYWDNNRGKNYSLTCRTHPLKMPRECEESWIHFI; the protein is encoded by the coding sequence ATGGAGGTGCGCGGTCCTCGGAGGAATCGCAGCTACCTGTCTGATCTCTACATGCTGCGGGCTCAAGACACACCAGGAcaaggacagcagcagccctcAATGGTACGTCCGAGCAGCAACCCATGTCTTGTGAGCCATGCCCCAGTCAAGGTGGTGGCCCAGCCTCATCAGCCTCAGAGCAGCACTTCCAGCAGCTGTGATCCAGCACTGCGGCCTATCATCCGCCGCCGAGCGAGGTCTTTGCCTACAACACCTGAAAGAAGGAAGCGAGTGCAGTGTCAAGCTCCTGTGTGCCAGAGCCGCATGAACAAGGTGAGATTTGCTGATGCTCTGGGCTTGGAGCTGACTGAAGTGAAAGTCTTCCAGAAAGGGGAGGATCCTTCCATCCCTCTACATGTCCTTTCCAGGCTCTCCATAAATTCAGACCTCTGGTACAGCAACTTGGAGTTTACCATGCAATGCTTAGTCCCTGAtttccagcagcctgcagacTGCATGGATTTCTCTGCCCGACTTCAGGAACAGCAGGTGTGTCTTGAACGAGTGACCAGTTCAGATCTGGGGGTCAATGGCACCATCCAAGTTTGCAACATTGCTTTTGAGAAGCAAGTATCTGTGCGATATACCTTCAACCAGTGGAAAAGCCTCCATGAAGTGTGTGCTCATTGGCACAGTAGCATCTCTGAGAAAAATGGGCAGGATCAAGTtgatgttttcactttttttctccctgtgccTTCGTTCctccttcagctgtgctctgtaGTCCAGTTTGCAGCAAGATACCAAGTCAATGGGCAAGAGTATTGGGATAACAACAGAGGCAAAAACTACAGCCTCACATGCCGGACTCACCCCCTCAAGATGCCTAGAGAATGCGAGGAGAGCTGGATCCACTTCATCTGA
- the FAM217B gene encoding protein FAM217B isoform X2 yields the protein MKTTKECYSNGKSHPSAKGVKKSVSHVKSPGRLCKNVPTTNEKTSCDTQDDNQPSVFKKGRNQLDDSTQSKQITSVCTSLPRVERAKRSLPETRQSESLPRRIPPATKSSTQGSFCRVEDVSVQHFYCSKKEQLEKNHEEHAAEAGPCSSKWQEASVNEMFLDFESVQIIKEDAEDDSASDLSDSERIPIPPSPCTPPELILRAEEIDPVCLERVPDTGFKESEYYYPDFLPPPFNSWDLKQLAIFVNVEGRSELRPKPTGFLEKYIDRLLQLEWLQMQTVQNEKAKAAKARPQTAPSSVRTLKSPGKCKALLSPLPHKQMVSQETVTKLPTCYSGHRVDPCCEESRQFYSHPGHLKQSERTGHAISSQRQSGEVRNELRKTTAKQQLLNMQPSENNSKIQSVGNIRPPKQAPAFHGSAAPIKGLKTYACTNTKKNGNANNYVPSKKSAGDRKIKTNGTKQTSRKFK from the exons ATGAAAACCACAAAGGAATG TTACAGTAATGGAAAAAGCCACCCAAGCGCCAAAGGAGTAAAGAAATCAGTTTCTCATGTGAAATCTCCTGGAAGATTATGCAAAAATGTACCAACTACCAATGAAAAG ACTTCCTGTGACACTCAAGATGATAACCAACCAAGTGTTTTTAAGAAGGGGAGAAACCAATTGGATGACAGTACTCAGTCAAAACA aATCACAAGTGTTTGCACATCTCTGCCCAGAGTTGAAAGGGCAAAGAGGAGTCTCCCAGAAACAAGGCAAAGTGAATCTTTACCGCGCAGGATCCCTCCTGCCACAAAAAGCAGCACACAAGGTAGCTTCTGTAGAGTTGAAGATGTCTCAGTGCAACATTTTTATTGCAGTAAAAAAGAACAGTTGGAAAAGAATCATGAAGAACATGCTGCTGAAGCTGGTCCGTGCTCCTCTAAATGGCAAGAAGCATCTGTGAACGAAATGTTTCTTGATTTTGAATCGGTACAAATTATTAAAGAAGATGCTGAAGATGATAGTGCTAGTGATCTCTCTGATTCAGAAAGGATTCCCATTCCTCCATCTCCCTGCACACCACCAGAACTCATACTCAGAGCTGAAGAAATTGATCCAGTTTGTTTGGAACGTGTGCCTGATACGGGTTTTAAAGAGTCAGAATATTACTACCCAGACTTCCTGCCGCCCCCTTTTAACTCATGGGACCTGAAGCAACTGGCCATCTTTGTTAATGTAGAAGGTAGATCTGAACTTCGACCAAAGCCAACCGGATTTCTTGAGAAATACATTGATCGTCTTTTGCAGCTGGAATGGCTGCAAATGCAGACTGTACAGaatgagaaagcaaaggcagccAAAGCCAGACCACAgactgctcccagctctgtacGTACCCTAAAAAGCCCTGGCAAATGCAAAGCATTGCTTAGCCCTTTGCCTCACAAACAAATGGTTTCCCAGGAAACTGTTACAAAACTCCCCACGTGCTATTCAGGTCACAGGGTAGATCCATGCTGTGAAGAAAGTCGACAGTTTTATTCACATCCAGGTCACTTGAAACAATCTGAAAGAACAGGACATGCAATATCTTCTCAGAGACAGTCTGGTGAAGTAAGAAATGAACTgagaaaaacaactgcaaagCAACAGCTTCTCAATATGCAGCCATCTGAGAACAATTCTAAAATTCAAAGTGTTGGTAATATCAGACCCCCTAAACAAGCACCAGCATTTCATGGTTCAGCTGCTCCTATCAAAGGCTTAAAAACATATGCATgtacaaacacaaagaaaaatggcaaTGCTAACAATTATGTTCCTTCTAAAAAATCAGCTGgggacagaaaaataaaaacaaatggcaCAAAGCAGACATCACGGAAATTTAAGTGA